The following are from one region of the Treponema denticola genome:
- a CDS encoding tetratricopeptide repeat protein, which yields MLSVFLEIVYERQLRKINLKILTDFINLIKEEALSNGAEIIQDQGSFYFLFKKKSIAYAFSTARFLYNVNKILISYKNKIAEVRCITNYYEEEVLNEVLFESLSLYKKQLIPEMGIFASKEASDKLSKYIDFNETEESVLLCNAFKFFENINLTSNKNIEKNASIILHRNDNYFWSIYNFILANPLDNDCLKAMSAEDRVSFLATKNVYIYLKKHRFSKDMPQYFVDAFLTNTAIYLKNYIKKQNAGTSIKVLIDNLDDKKNLEEAEKIYAVNKYMEIEALDSSLPSIYNIPDDLLQLIYIILVSSKYFFYDEISDFLVSLNKSKAFFDDVYAWMYSMGIILVENNIYAVPYGLPEIIERRINLSKNMVDSNITEYLWTKYKKGILNANPEAEKIFDSLNFKCKPDFLLASIFHNYSDSSIEGLDLKKYKNEIFYDALKYYQNSIIANIDDSTAKSYAYLKTAIGFFQENKLESGEYRAFSLLAFFNLMQNKISDAITYFSYALDNAEHSHDTSFICDALFNISVVYFLQNNLKQSITFLDRLAAAVDEYFEQDWKIPYLFMKGRVYLQIGEFNKAADSFRMASDFADLYFDKIEPLCKSWYGRSLIYMGQIKNGQEILLKYIDYTDDALLFLLESFLFYPVLNNDFEKMNLDISSIYSAYNNSGLTDFINLKSGFSIAEDLIWSNIYNMSIGKKMFDAFYNYYNCKINFSKMYDIEECKIFLSNLEASAVESLYQNGPYSSLYMYLCYDLSVKLYGESSSQTIAYLSKAFKSMQKNVLAIGENDIRDKYMQNNLWNSKLFKIAKNQKLI from the coding sequence ATGTTAAGTGTTTTTTTAGAAATAGTATATGAAAGACAATTGCGTAAAATTAATTTGAAAATCCTTACCGATTTTATTAACTTAATAAAAGAAGAAGCTTTATCAAACGGAGCGGAAATTATACAAGACCAAGGCAGTTTTTATTTTTTATTTAAAAAAAAATCGATTGCTTATGCTTTTTCTACTGCCAGATTTTTATATAATGTAAATAAAATATTAATTTCATATAAAAATAAGATTGCCGAAGTAAGATGTATTACAAATTATTATGAAGAAGAAGTTTTAAATGAGGTTTTATTTGAATCTTTATCCTTGTATAAAAAACAATTAATACCTGAAATGGGTATCTTTGCTTCAAAAGAGGCTTCCGATAAACTTTCAAAATATATTGATTTTAATGAAACGGAGGAGTCCGTTTTATTATGTAACGCATTTAAGTTTTTTGAAAATATTAATTTAACTTCTAATAAAAACATTGAAAAAAATGCTTCGATAATATTGCATCGAAATGATAATTATTTTTGGTCTATATATAATTTTATTTTGGCTAATCCCTTGGATAATGATTGTTTAAAAGCCATGAGTGCTGAAGATAGAGTTTCTTTTTTAGCTACAAAGAATGTTTATATTTATCTAAAAAAACATAGATTTTCTAAAGATATGCCTCAATATTTTGTTGATGCTTTTTTAACAAATACTGCAATATACTTAAAAAATTACATAAAAAAACAAAATGCCGGGACATCGATAAAAGTTTTAATAGATAATCTTGACGATAAAAAAAATTTGGAAGAAGCAGAAAAAATATATGCAGTTAATAAATATATGGAAATAGAGGCTTTAGATTCTTCCTTACCGTCAATATATAATATTCCTGATGATTTATTACAACTGATATATATTATTCTTGTTTCAAGTAAATATTTTTTCTATGATGAGATTAGTGATTTTTTAGTTTCATTGAATAAAAGCAAGGCTTTTTTTGATGATGTTTATGCTTGGATGTATTCAATGGGAATTATTTTAGTCGAGAATAATATATATGCCGTGCCTTATGGCTTACCTGAAATTATTGAAAGACGTATTAATCTTAGCAAAAACATGGTAGATTCAAATATAACCGAATATTTATGGACTAAATATAAAAAAGGAATTTTAAATGCAAATCCTGAGGCCGAAAAAATATTTGATTCCTTAAATTTTAAATGTAAGCCTGATTTTTTACTTGCTTCAATATTTCATAATTATTCTGACTCTTCTATTGAAGGTTTAGATTTAAAAAAATATAAAAACGAAATTTTTTATGACGCATTAAAATATTATCAAAATTCTATTATTGCAAATATAGATGATAGTACAGCAAAATCCTATGCATATTTAAAAACTGCAATCGGTTTTTTTCAAGAAAATAAATTGGAATCGGGAGAGTATAGAGCTTTTTCTTTGCTTGCCTTCTTTAATTTAATGCAAAATAAAATATCCGATGCTATTACTTATTTTTCCTATGCTCTTGATAATGCCGAGCATTCTCATGATACATCCTTTATCTGTGATGCATTATTTAATATTAGTGTCGTTTATTTCTTACAAAATAACTTAAAGCAATCTATAACTTTTTTAGACCGTTTAGCTGCTGCCGTTGATGAATATTTTGAACAGGATTGGAAAATTCCATATCTTTTTATGAAAGGCCGTGTTTATTTGCAAATAGGAGAGTTTAATAAGGCTGCAGACAGTTTTAGGATGGCATCGGATTTTGCTGATTTATATTTTGATAAAATAGAACCATTATGTAAATCTTGGTATGGCCGTTCTTTAATTTATATGGGGCAAATAAAAAACGGTCAAGAGATTTTACTAAAATATATCGATTATACTGATGATGCTTTATTGTTTTTGCTTGAGTCTTTTTTATTCTATCCTGTTTTAAATAATGACTTTGAAAAAATGAATTTGGATATATCTTCTATCTATAGTGCATATAATAATTCCGGCCTAACGGATTTTATAAACTTAAAATCGGGTTTTAGTATTGCTGAAGATCTGATCTGGTCCAATATATATAATATGTCTATTGGGAAAAAGATGTTTGATGCTTTTTATAATTATTATAATTGTAAAATTAACTTTTCAAAGATGTATGATATCGAAGAATGTAAGATTTTTTTATCAAATCTGGAAGCATCGGCTGTTGAATCCCTTTATCAAAATGGTCCTTATTCATCTTTATATATGTATCTGTGTTATGATTTATCCGTTAAGTTATACGGAGAAAGTTCTTCTCAAACTATTGCCTATCTAAGTAAAGCTTTTAAGTCAATGCAAAAAAATGTATTGGCAATAGGTGAAAACGATATACGTGACAAGTATATGCAAAATAATTTATGGAACTCAAAACTTTTTAAGATTGCAAAAAATCAAAAACTTATTTAG